Below is a window of Leisingera sp. S132 DNA.
TCTTCTCCTTTGTCGAGACTGAGGGCATGTGCGGCGGGGTGGAGCGCACCCGGCAGCTTTATGGCCGCGTCCTGCCGCACCACTACGAACGTGAAGGCCTGCGCGCGGACGCGCTGCGCGACTGAAAAAAACTGGCGCCCCGGGGGGAGGGCGCCCGGACGGGCACAACAATGTCGCGGCAATGCCGGGGATTACTCCGTCAGCGCGTTATGCCCGAAATAGAGGAACTCCTTGTCCATTCCCTGCACATCCGCCGCCGCCAGCGACAGGGAGGCCCTATCCAGCATCTTGAAGCTTTTCTGGTCCTTCACCCAGGTGTCGGCGGGCTGCAGTGTCGACAGCGTATAGGTGGTGGTTTCCGACAGGTAGTGGGTGGGGATCACCACCTTGGGCTGGATCCGTTCCACCAGCGCGTTGGCCTGCTCATAGGACAGGATGTGCTCAGAGCCGTCCACCGGCAGGGTCAGCACGTCGATGCGCCCGATGGCGTCCCAGAACCCGTCTGCCGGGTCGGGCCGGTTGTCTCCCCAGATCAGAGTGCGGATGCCGCCGGTCTCCACCACATATGTCACCATATCCATGTGGCCCGGGTTGTTGGGCGGGCAGGCCTCGACCCCGAACTCGGCCAGGGCGTTGGTCCAGGGGTACCAGCCCGGCGCGACGCAGGCGTGCTTGTCGGCATAACCAGTAATTTTTAAGTCCGCGAACTCGAACGTGCCCACCATCCGGTCCAGCACCATTGTCGATTGCGGGCGGTCGATGGCGTCATGGTCGAAATGGGTGTGGGTGGACATGGTGATATCCACCAGCGTTTCCGGGAATTTCTGCTTGAACCACAAGCCCCAGGCGCCGGAGGGATCGTCCCGCCACGGATCAAAAAGGATCGAGGCACCGCCGGGCGAGGTGATCTTGAGGGCGCAATGGCCGTAGAAATCGATCTTCACTTCGCCATCCGCAAAGGCCGACATGTTCTGCAGATCGATCACATGGTTGTTGTTGCCGGGCTGCAGCCAGTCGGTTGATTGCGCCTGTGCGCTGGTGCTGCCCAGCAGGCTGGCGGCTGTTCCGACGCCTGCCGCGCCTGCGGCTGCAAAGAAGCTGCGCCGGGACAGGCCGGGCGCCAGTTCATCCTTGCGGCCGTCGAGCCTGGCCGGTTTCAGGTCCTTCTTTTGCTCATCCATTGGTTCCGTCTCCCTGTTGTTGTCCAGCCGCCGCCTTGGCGCAGCGATGCAAACAGGCTAGGCGCCGGCAGCCCCCAGGGGTGCCCCGAAAGATTATGGGGGAAATATGGGGGCAATCCCCATAGTGGCGACGCACGCGCCAGCGGCGGGTCCTTGCTGTGCAGGAAATCCGGGCCTTGGCGCTCCTCCCGGTTTCTGGCAGCCTGTTCTGAAAGGATCCGGACGGAGCCGGGCAGCAAAACACCTCTTGGAGCGGGCAGAGAGCATGAACATCACACGGCGTCATTTCGGATTTGGCCTTGCAGCCTTGGGGCTGAGCGCCTGCAGCAGCACGGTACCCGCAGGCAGTGGCCCCAGCGGCACATCCGGCCTGCCAGCAGACCTGCGGCCCGTGCCGAATGCGGGCTATGACGCTTGGGTTGCCGCCTTCCGCACTCGGGCAGAGGCCCGCGGCATTTCCCAGTCCACCTTGCGCGCCGCCTTCCGCGGGGCAGGGTATCTGCCCGGCGTGGTCAAACGCGACCGCAATCAGACCGAATTCAAGCGCTCGCTGGAGGATTACCTCTCCATCGCCGTCTCGGACGAGCGTCTGACCAAAGGCCGCGCCGCCTTTGCCCGCCACCAGTCCACCCTGCGCACATTGGAGCGCAGCTATGGCGTTGATGCGGAGATCATCTGCGCGATCTGGGGGCTGGAGAGCTTCTTTGGCGAGCGCCGCGGCAACGTGCCGGTGATTTCCGCCACCTCGACGCTGGCCTATGACGGGCGGCGCGGAGCGTTCTTTGAAAAACAGCTGCTGGCGGCGCTGAAGATCCTGCAGAACGGCGACATCACGCCCGCCCGCATGACCGGCAGCTGGGCCGGCGCCATGGGGCATACCCAGTTCATCCCGACCTCTTATCAGGCCTTTGCGGTGGATTTCACCGGCGATGGCCGCCGCGACATCTGGTCGGAGGACCCGACCGACGCGCTTGCCTCCACTGCCGCGTATCTGCAACGGAACGGCTGGACCCGCGGCCTGAAGTGGGGCGGTGAGGCCGGTGCGCCGGGCACGCCATCGGGGCGCAGCCTGCAGCCGCAGCCGGGCGGGCCGGTGTTCACCGTCACCAGCAACTTCAACGTGATCAAGCGCTACAACAATTCAGATGCTTATGCGATCGGCGTGGGCCATCTGGCCGACCGCATCGCCGGCGGCGCCCCTTTGCGCGCCAGCTTTCCGCCGGACAAATACGGGCTGACCAAAGATGACCGCATTCTGCTGCAGAAACGCCTGACCGCGCGCGGCTTTGACACCGGCGGCGCCGACGGGGTGCTGGGACCGAAAAGCCGCGCGGCGATCAGCGCCTACCAGTCGAGCCGCGGCCTGCCGGCAACCGGCGACCCGTCTCAGGCACTGCTCAGCAGTCTGAACTAGCGGCTACTCCGCCGAACTCAGCGCAATCAGATGCTGGCGCAGGTTTTCGCGCCGGCTGAGGCCCAGTTTCTGGCGGATGTTGTTGCGGTGGAAATCGATGGTGCTGGTCTCGCGCCCCAGGGTGGCGGCGATCTCTTTGGTGGTGCGGCCCATCATGATCAGCTGCATGATCTCTGTTTCCGCTGGCGTCAGCTGCTCCAGCGTCTGTGCCAGCTTGGACGAGAGCGCTGAGGTGATGTTCTTCAGATTGTCCTCGATCATCATCAGATAGGCGCTCTGCAGCTCGCGCCCGGCATCCAAATGCCTGAGTTTGGCCACATAGGGCAGCACCATGCCCTTGATCTGCTGCACGATCTGCTGTTCGCTTTCGTGGCGCGATGCCTCCACGTTGTCGATCAGCACCCGCAGTGCGGTGTTGGCCTCTTCCAGCGCCTTGGTGCGGCGCTTGATGGTGTCCTCCCGCGCCCGCACCGTCTCGCGCAGTTCCGCTTGCGCCTGCTTGCGCTGGGCCACCTCCAGCAGCAGTGCCAGATCGCCCTCGACCACCCGGCAGAACTCCTGCAGTCCCTTGCGGAACATCAGCGCGCGCTTGTTGCGCCGGGTGTCGAGCACGCAGATGGTGCCGTAAACCTCGCCATCCGGCCATTTGATCGGATAGCCGATATAAAAGGACATGGCGTGCTCCATATCCTCGTTGTCCTGCCAGCGCGGTTCGCACTGCGCGTCCTCGACCATCAGTTCGCCGTCGTTTTCAAAGACACCGAAGCAATAGAGCTTTTCGTTCAGATGGTACTTGCGGCCCGGGTAATAGGGATTGTTCTCTGAAGTGTTGGAAACCTTGACCCGGTGGTCCAGATCGACCGTTGCCATGATCAGCGCCGCGGGAACATCGGTCAGCTCGGCCACCAGATCCACCACCCGCTGCCATTTGGCCTGGGTCTGCGGGGGGATCGCGGGCTTGTCTGTGGTCATGGCGCAGCTCCTTGACGCGCAAGGCTAGGGCAGGGGCTGCGGATCACAAAGAAAAATCTGGAAGCGGTCAGAAACCGGCGCCGGTTCCCTGCAGCACCCCATGCTCCAGCGCATAGCGGGTGAGGCCAGCGGTGGAGGAAATGCCCAGTTTGCGCTTGATGTTCTTACGATGGGTCTCGACTGTTCTGACAGAAATATCAAGCGTTTGCGCGACTTCCTTGTTGGATTTTCCTTGCGCTAGTTCCAAGAGGATTGTCTGCTCGCGCCCCGTGAGCGCCTCGCGGATATCGCCGTCCTTGGGCTTTAGCGAGCCTGCGGCGCCGGTGCAGAGATAGGTCTTGCCCTGCATCACCGCATCGATGGCCTGTTTGATCTCGTCTGTCGGCACATCCTTCAGCACATAACCCATGGCCCCGTGGCTGAGCGCGGTGGAGATATATTCGGCGCTGTCATGCATCGACAGGATCAGGATCCGGGTGCCGGGGTGCTGTTCCAGGATGATCTCGGTGGCGCTGAGGCCGCCGAGCTTGGGCATGTTAAGGTCCATCAGCACCACGTCAGGCGCCAAAAGGCCCATCTGGTCCACCGCAACCTGACCATCTGTCAGGGAGCCGACAACTTCGATGTCATCATAGCTTTCCAGGATCGACTGGATGCCTTCAGCGACCATCGGGTGGTCATCCACGATCAGAACTTTCACCGGATCCGCCATCATCCCCCCAACGGCAGTTGTCGAACTATGCAAAGGCCGCGCAGGGCACCGTATCCTCCCCAGGCTACGGTAATTGCGCTGGTGTGCCTTCCTCGCCCGGCGGCAGCAGGTGGCTCAGGGGCAGGCTTGCCTCGATCACGGTGCCTCTCTGGGTGCCCCGTGATGACAGAATGCGCAAGGTGCCGTCAAGCTGCTCAATCCGTTCCTGCATGTTGCGCAGGCCGATCCCAGGCCCGGTGCGGGCGTCGCGCGGCGGCAGCCCGCGGCCGTTGTCGGAGATCCGCATGGTGGCGCCGCGGGTGTGGCCGCGCAGGTCGATGCTGACCTTGGTGGCCTCTGCATGGCGCTCGATATTGGTCAGCGCCTCTTGGGCAATGCGGTAGAGAGCGATCTTGGAGTCCTGGTCCAGGCGGTTGCGGAACACCACGGTGGAAAACTCTGTCTCGATGCCGGTGCGTGCGGCGAAATCGTCTGTCAGCGCCTTCAGCGCCGGCCCCAGACCCAGATCGTCCAGCACGCCTGGGCGCAGGTCGCGGCTGATCCGGCGCACCTCCGTGATGGCGGTCAGCAGGTTTTCTGCGCCTTTCTCCAGCGGCGCCGCCGCGCCCTCTCCATCGCCGCGCGACAAGCGGCGGCGGGTGTTGTCCAGGGCATAGCGCACCCCGACCAAGAGCTGGCTGATGCCGTCATGCAGCTCCCGCGCAACCCGTCCGCGTTCCTCTTCCTGGGCGTCGAACACCCGCTGGGTCAGTTCCTTCAGCTTGGCATCCGCCAGCCTCCGCTCGCGGATGTTCAGGAACATGCCGGAGGCAAAGACCAGCGCCAGCGAAATCAGCGTGATCGCACCGATGTACAAGAACGTGCGCCGCACCCGCGCCTCCACCTCTGCCCGCGAGGCGGCGACCGTGGCCAGCACATCGTCGATGAAGACGCCGGTGCCGATTGCCCATTGCCAGTCCTGCAGGCCCAACACATAGGCGATCATCTGCGCCTCTTCGCCGGTGGAGGGCTTCTCCCAGGTGAAACTGTGCCAGCCGGCGCCGTCGCGGGCGAGGCGGATGAACTCATCCACCACCGGCACGCCTGCGCTGTCCCGCAGCCCGGCCCAATTGCGGTTGATGTACTCGGTCTGCCGCGGGCTCACCAGGTTGGTGCCGTCATAGTCGTAGACAAAGAAGAACCCGTCTTTGCCGTAGATCATCGCGCTGAGGATTTGGGTGACCCGCTCCTTTGCGGCCGCATCATCGGGTGCCGCCAAGCCATAGATATGCGCAAAGCCGTTGCGCGCCTGGGTCACGTAATTACGCAGCTCCGCCTTCTTGGCTTCCAGCAGCTGCATTTCCAGCGCCTGGATCTCGCGTTCGGCCAGAGCGCGGGACTGATAGCCCACCACCAGCGCAATCGCAGTGCCCGCCACGATCAGCGGCAGGGTCATCAGCAGCGACAGTTTCTGCGCGTAATCGGGGCGCAGCAGGGAACGGAACAGGCGCATGAGCACTCCGCGGGAATGGGTCAGAATCGTGTACCGAATCATTGCGCAGCCGCCCAGCGGAATCAAAGGGGCAGGGGCGGTTTGCACTTAATGCGGGAGATTTCGGTTTTCTCATCGCGTGTGAAATGCATGCGATGTGCTGCAATTACCGGCAAAAACGTTCCGTTCTACGCAGTACTAGGTATTCACATAAAATTCATCGCCGCTAGGCTGACCGCACTCGAACCGATCCGCCTTGGGGGGACCTGGGGCAATCCGAATTGATAATGGGAGGAATAATTAATGGATCGCCGTTCTTTCTTGAAAACATCCGCGCTGGGCGGGTCCGCAGCAGCAGCCAGCACCCTGGCGGCACCGGCCTATGCCCAGGGCAACCGCACCCTGACCATGGTCACCACCTGGGGCCGCGGTCTGGCAGGCGTGCATGACTCGGCGCAGTTTGTGGCCGACACCATCACCGCCATGTCCGACGGCACCCTGACCGTTGACGTCAAAGCCGCAGGCGAGCTGGTTGGCGCGTTCGAAGTGTTCGACGCCGTGACCGCAGGCCAGGCCGACATGTACCACGCCGCTGACTATTACTTCGTCAGCCAGCATCCGGGCTATGCTTACTTCACCGCCGTGCCCTTCGGCATGACCCCGCAGGAACTGGTCAACTGGTACTACCACGGCGACGGCCATGCGCTGCATGACGAGCTGGGCCAGATCTTCGGCCTGAAGTCCTTCATCGGCGGCAACACCGGCCCGCAGGCCGGCGGCTGGTTCAACAAGGAAATCAACGGCCCCGAGGACTTCAACGGCCTCAAGTTCCGGATGCCGGGCCTGGGCGGCAAGGCGCTTGGCAAGCTTGGCGCCTCCGTGCAGAACATCCCGGGCTCCGAAGTGTATCAGGCCCTGTCCTCCGGCGCCATCGACGGCACCGAGTGGATCGGCCCCTGGGCGGACGAAAAGGCGGGTTTCCAGGAAATCACCAAGACCTACTACACCGCCGGCTTCCACGAGCCGGGCGCGGCGCTGTCGGTTGCCACCAACCGCGACGTGTTCGAAGGCCTGTCGCCTGCCCATCAGAAGATCATCGAGATGGCATCGGCTGCCGGCCACCAGTGGAGCCTGGCGCAGTTCATGAACAACAACGGTGCAGCGCTTCAGCGCCTGCAGTCCGGCGGCGTGAAAACCCTGGAATTCCCCGACAGCGTCTGGGATGCCTTCGGTGCAGCGACCAAGGAAACCTTGGACGAGTTCATGGGCGACGAGCTGTTTGCGAAAATCCGCGGCAGCGTCGAAGCGTCGATGAAGGCCTCCTCCGGCTGGATCACCAAATCCGAAGGCGCCTACCGCGTTCAGCGCGACCGCGTCCTCGGCTGATCTGCCTGACCGGCATCAACCGGATCCTCCGCGCACGCCGCGGGGGATCCCTTTCCAGTTGCGTGACGCGGGGCCAAAAGGCCGGCCGACTGGCCGCGCGCCTGACCCGCCGCAGCAAAGACCCCCGGGGGAAACATGCAGGAAGAGAGTGGCCTCACCTTCTTCGGCGCCATAGCGGGCGGATTGCTCTGGCTGGTCCAGAACATCGCCGGCGCCTTTTACAATTTCGGCTATGCCATCACCCATCCGCAGCTCTGGCTCGACTGGTCCGACAAGGCCTCGATCATGCGCTTCGTCTACTACGGCGGCTCTGTCGAGTTTTTCTTTGTCGTCTTCACCGCCTTCCTGGTGCTGACCGCCATCGGAATTTACTTCCGCGGCTTCATGTGGGGCATGGTCCGCGGGCTGGAGGGGATGGCCAACACCGTGGGCCGCTTCTTTGCCTGGGCGGGCCTACTGATGGTTTTGCAGCAAATCATCATCGTCTTCATGCAGCGGGTGTTCGCACGGCCTGACATCAGCTTTGGCTTTGGCATTCCATTCAGCCAGGACATCAGCTGGTTTGCCGAAGAGTTGAAGTTTTACAACGCCTTGGTGGTCTGTCTTTGTGTGACCTACACCTTCGTGCAGGGCGGGCATGTGCGGGTGGATCTGATCTATTCAGGCATCAGCTTCCGCGCCAAAAAGGTCGTCGACATGCTCGGCTCATTGCTGTTCATGATGCCCGCCGCGGTGCTCACATGGATGTACGGATGGTTCTTCCTCTGGCGCCACCTGATCGTGCCGAAACCTTCGGCCTCTGACACGCTGGACAGGCTGGTGATGAAATCCCGCGCCCTGCGCTGGAACGTGGAGACCATCGGCTTCAGCCCCAACGGGTTCAACGCCTACTTCCTGTTCAAAATCCTGCTGATCGCCTTTGCAGGCCTGGTGTTCCTGCACGCCATCGCCTTCTTCTACCGCTCCTTCCTGGAGTTCGTCGAAGGCCAGGGCAGTGAAAACAAATACCTCGACAAGGACAGCCTTGGAGAGGGTGAAGAAGCCTACGAAGGCACGCATTAAGGGACGTCGGAAACATGCTATTTGGACTTGATGGCGTCGAAATCGGCCTGCTCATCGTATTCTTCTGCCTCTTCGGGGGCATTCTCTCCGGCTTTCCGGTGGCCTTTGCCATCGGCGGCGCCGGGATCATCTCCTTCGGGATCATCGCCGCGCTGGACAGCGCCGGCATCCTGATCCACCAGGCCATCGACACCTCGTCGCAGGCCTACCGCGATCTGGTGGGATCGGGCATCAGGCCCGACAAGATATCCGTCTTCCGCTACCCGGACCTGCCGCGCATGGCGGAGCCGGTGTTTGCTCAGGGCTGGGAAGTGGCGCTGGACCGCAACGTGTCCTTCATCGTCAACCGGATGA
It encodes the following:
- a CDS encoding MBL fold metallo-hydrolase — protein: MDEQKKDLKPARLDGRKDELAPGLSRRSFFAAAGAAGVGTAASLLGSTSAQAQSTDWLQPGNNNHVIDLQNMSAFADGEVKIDFYGHCALKITSPGGASILFDPWRDDPSGAWGLWFKQKFPETLVDITMSTHTHFDHDAIDRPQSTMVLDRMVGTFEFADLKITGYADKHACVAPGWYPWTNALAEFGVEACPPNNPGHMDMVTYVVETGGIRTLIWGDNRPDPADGFWDAIGRIDVLTLPVDGSEHILSYEQANALVERIQPKVVIPTHYLSETTTYTLSTLQPADTWVKDQKSFKMLDRASLSLAAADVQGMDKEFLYFGHNALTE
- a CDS encoding lytic murein transglycosylase; amino-acid sequence: MNITRRHFGFGLAALGLSACSSTVPAGSGPSGTSGLPADLRPVPNAGYDAWVAAFRTRAEARGISQSTLRAAFRGAGYLPGVVKRDRNQTEFKRSLEDYLSIAVSDERLTKGRAAFARHQSTLRTLERSYGVDAEIICAIWGLESFFGERRGNVPVISATSTLAYDGRRGAFFEKQLLAALKILQNGDITPARMTGSWAGAMGHTQFIPTSYQAFAVDFTGDGRRDIWSEDPTDALASTAAYLQRNGWTRGLKWGGEAGAPGTPSGRSLQPQPGGPVFTVTSNFNVIKRYNNSDAYAIGVGHLADRIAGGAPLRASFPPDKYGLTKDDRILLQKRLTARGFDTGGADGVLGPKSRAAISAYQSSRGLPATGDPSQALLSSLN
- a CDS encoding LuxR C-terminal-related transcriptional regulator; translated protein: MTTDKPAIPPQTQAKWQRVVDLVAELTDVPAALIMATVDLDHRVKVSNTSENNPYYPGRKYHLNEKLYCFGVFENDGELMVEDAQCEPRWQDNEDMEHAMSFYIGYPIKWPDGEVYGTICVLDTRRNKRALMFRKGLQEFCRVVEGDLALLLEVAQRKQAQAELRETVRAREDTIKRRTKALEEANTALRVLIDNVEASRHESEQQIVQQIKGMVLPYVAKLRHLDAGRELQSAYLMMIEDNLKNITSALSSKLAQTLEQLTPAETEIMQLIMMGRTTKEIAATLGRETSTIDFHRNNIRQKLGLSRRENLRQHLIALSSAE
- a CDS encoding response regulator transcription factor, which translates into the protein MADPVKVLIVDDHPMVAEGIQSILESYDDIEVVGSLTDGQVAVDQMGLLAPDVVLMDLNMPKLGGLSATEIILEQHPGTRILILSMHDSAEYISTALSHGAMGYVLKDVPTDEIKQAIDAVMQGKTYLCTGAAGSLKPKDGDIREALTGREQTILLELAQGKSNKEVAQTLDISVRTVETHRKNIKRKLGISSTAGLTRYALEHGVLQGTGAGF
- a CDS encoding cache domain-containing protein, yielding MRLFRSLLRPDYAQKLSLLMTLPLIVAGTAIALVVGYQSRALAEREIQALEMQLLEAKKAELRNYVTQARNGFAHIYGLAAPDDAAAKERVTQILSAMIYGKDGFFFVYDYDGTNLVSPRQTEYINRNWAGLRDSAGVPVVDEFIRLARDGAGWHSFTWEKPSTGEEAQMIAYVLGLQDWQWAIGTGVFIDDVLATVAASRAEVEARVRRTFLYIGAITLISLALVFASGMFLNIRERRLADAKLKELTQRVFDAQEEERGRVARELHDGISQLLVGVRYALDNTRRRLSRGDGEGAAAPLEKGAENLLTAITEVRRISRDLRPGVLDDLGLGPALKALTDDFAARTGIETEFSTVVFRNRLDQDSKIALYRIAQEALTNIERHAEATKVSIDLRGHTRGATMRISDNGRGLPPRDARTGPGIGLRNMQERIEQLDGTLRILSSRGTQRGTVIEASLPLSHLLPPGEEGTPAQLP
- a CDS encoding TRAP transporter substrate-binding protein translates to MDRRSFLKTSALGGSAAAASTLAAPAYAQGNRTLTMVTTWGRGLAGVHDSAQFVADTITAMSDGTLTVDVKAAGELVGAFEVFDAVTAGQADMYHAADYYFVSQHPGYAYFTAVPFGMTPQELVNWYYHGDGHALHDELGQIFGLKSFIGGNTGPQAGGWFNKEINGPEDFNGLKFRMPGLGGKALGKLGASVQNIPGSEVYQALSSGAIDGTEWIGPWADEKAGFQEITKTYYTAGFHEPGAALSVATNRDVFEGLSPAHQKIIEMASAAGHQWSLAQFMNNNGAALQRLQSGGVKTLEFPDSVWDAFGAATKETLDEFMGDELFAKIRGSVEASMKASSGWITKSEGAYRVQRDRVLG
- a CDS encoding TRAP transporter small permease subunit, giving the protein MQEESGLTFFGAIAGGLLWLVQNIAGAFYNFGYAITHPQLWLDWSDKASIMRFVYYGGSVEFFFVVFTAFLVLTAIGIYFRGFMWGMVRGLEGMANTVGRFFAWAGLLMVLQQIIIVFMQRVFARPDISFGFGIPFSQDISWFAEELKFYNALVVCLCVTYTFVQGGHVRVDLIYSGISFRAKKVVDMLGSLLFMMPAAVLTWMYGWFFLWRHLIVPKPSASDTLDRLVMKSRALRWNVETIGFSPNGFNAYFLFKILLIAFAGLVFLHAIAFFYRSFLEFVEGQGSENKYLDKDSLGEGEEAYEGTH